AAGGGGGTATTAGTAGCAGCCGCAGgcagtttcttttattttagtttgCAGTGTAGGAAGAGAGGGGTCAGTCAAGTTGGTGTAAACCCAGAGAGTAACTGCTTAATGCTCAAGTGCGCTATATAAAAGCCACAAGCTATAAGctttttttatatcaatgaaaaattatCTCTTCGGTAGACATAGCAAGTTCAACCAATCAACTGATGCGTGGACCGATTCCAGCATATCTCAGATAGCCCTAAATGGATGGGGTTTTCCTGTTTGGGGTATTAGGATCGTGTGAATCTTTCTAATGTACGATGCCTAACCATATCCCAAGACCTTTCACGAACCCTAGCCTAGCCAAAAAGATGTTACCTTGTAAAATTTGAACTAGAGAGTAGAGACCTTATAAAAGATGTCACCTTGGAAatggttattaaaaaaaattgaaggaaaaaaaaatgactacGATCAATCTAATCCTAGAACCTCTTACTTAGTAGATGCATTCCATTAAGCTTCAAGGACGCTTTTATTCTTTGAAAACCCTCTAAACTCTTAAATTAGATCTAACAAAAAGTGTCCCAATTCATAACGCCATCCTAAGTCGGCCGATTAATCTGTACCAAAATGACCACATTGACCAGAAACCCACCAAATTTGCCTcctttcaaaaaacatataacatCCATCATATGTACCATGTGGACAAGAGATCGTTGGCACAGCTTGCCGGCTCGATTGAACATGTTCTCATTCAGATTCAAAGCATCACAACGTGCTCCCTGTGCTATGAATCGATAGAAGATTCCTAAGGATTGAGCTCTTTGTCTGGATAGATTTAATTATAAGGTTACAATGGTTCATAGTTTGGTCTAGCATAGTTCATTTTGGACGGTCAGGTGTAGTCGTTTTATATGATGTTATACGCATGTTTTGTCATGTGTATACACTTAGCCAAATAGGCCATAATTTGGTAAAACATCCATGGACTTTTAATGATTTATCCGTTGTGATATACAAATTCCCAAGCATAATTTTGCCCCTTTATCAGGAAAAAGGTAAGTACgaacaaaatttaaaacttataaatcatGTTCTGCACACCAGATACGAAAACAACAAACTGAAAACAAACCTCCAAAACTCAATGTTAATTGGCACAATCAGAACATTGATAATTTTTAAGGTTTGTCTCTATACCAGAACTTGAAATGTTGGTAAGAGTGTGCAGCATGCAAAAGACACCCACCAAATTCAAATTCCCTAAGTTGCCTTCATTAGTCAACACCACAAACTGATACACATCATAATGTTTGAAACAAAAAAGCTGTGCATTCAATCCCAGACCACATTAAAGGCAATAATATGCTGTTAATATATCCTGGTTCAGTGCTTTTCTGAGTTTGCTTCTGTCTGTCAAACACCTGCATGAAAACACCCTCAATACTAATTATGCAGGTTGTATGTAACTGacttataaatttataacataaaagaAGAAGATATTTTACTCCTATAAAACACCACAAGCTTTAactcatttacttataaattagttataaattgcaagacaggcCATGTTTTATAACTGAAGATCAAATGGGTACAAAAAAATAGTTCAGCAAAGAAGAAAACGGGTAAAATAGAGCAAACAGGTGAAAGTGGCCCAGTGTGTAGTTCTAGTGAGTACAACCTTCTAAATAAGTTTATTCAAAAAATTACTGTAGATTAtcatagtaataataatataatatatactattttgttatattaaatCTAGGGACAGGACAAAAAGTGGTTCAGGTCAACGAACAATTCAAGATGTACCAAAAATCATCCACTTAAATAGGTTACCCATCCGCCccatccattttgccacctttgTTAAATAGCAAGGGCCAAAGAATATAGCCAAAAGTAGAAAGCAGTCGGTAAACATTGATTAATTGCACAACTCTAATGAGGATTTATTCTTAAAGTAATACAATTACCTTTGCATCTTCCTTTACATGATTATGCTTATGGAATGAGTTTGAAATATCTAGTGTTCAAATGACAAATGATGACTCTCTATATGAATAATTTGGTTTTATGGGCCCAAACTAGCTTTGTTTAAACCCCATAAGCAATCACGTGTTGCACCAGTATAACAACAGCGTAATGTCCATTACATATTTATAACTTTCCACCTTAGCTTTGTTATTTAGAAAATAGATGCACATGAAACCCAAAACAACATGATCTAATTTATGTTCATGACAGCAATTCAATTCCTAATGATAAGACTATCATATTCATATTTCCAGAATAACTATTAACTTTATCAGGTTTACCTTCTTTTTGCATACTTTATAGTTATGTCTCCTATATCATATTGTTTGATCCACAAGGATATTCTCCTTAGTCGTATTGTTTTGGGATATTCTAAAGACCGGAGTAAAATCACCACTAATATTGATTATTTCCCGTTACCTTAGAAAACTTGGAACATCTGACAACAACACAAATTAGTAAATAGTTGATCTCATAAAATGTCAAAACACACTTGTAAACCATCTGTTAATTCTGAAGAAAAGTAAATTCTGTTGACTACAATGATAACTTTGGTCAAGAAGATGCAATAACAATGGAGGAAATAACCAATTGAACTTGTAATATATTCCACCAGATGGAAATTTCCAACCTTTAAAGGACTTTCGGTTAGAAAAACACTACAATTTCTAGTTTTTATCCCGAAGAAATGGAAAATGAGTGCAGGTTAAAACAATGCAAGAGATATAAAAAGTTCATTCTGACTCAGCAATGCAGCAACACATCCAATAAAAAAgaagttgataaaaaaaaacatatcgaATAGCACAACTCACCAAAACTGAATTTTGAAAATTCAGATGGAGAGGCCTCTTATCAGTTTTCAGTTCTATGTGCagattaagaaagttcacttaCTAGATCGAAGTCTTGAAATGGGAATTTCTCGCAATTCACGTTGTATACACAAATATTCTCCTAACAAAGCCATTACTGCTAATCCAGTACCGTTGACAACCCACCATGTTATTGATGAAGGCCAACCTCCATATAAGATGCATATGAATAGATGGATGATGTAAAGGGTGGCTGCAAAATCTAGGCACTTCTTTGCTCTCTCAATCAAATAAAGCAAAATACCAGCTCTGTTTAACATTAGAAACAAATAAAGGTTAAACTCCTTTCCCAGAGTTCATTATTTCTCGTTAGGATTTTGTGTAGATAATGACATGATTTCAGTTTTCGTAGGCAATATACTTGTAACACTCatagaaaaaaactttataGAACAGGGCAATCACTTTTTAACACACCCATGGCTACTTGCAGAGCTTCTAAAATAGCAACATCAGGTTGTTGTAAATTCATCTTTTATATGATAGTTGGAATAAAAACAAATAGTCATCTATACACATCTAGCAAGTCCGGCTGGGAAACATCAAACACGTAAATCCACTGGAAGAAATATTactgtatatttataaaaaggaGAACCAAAAATACATATTGCCAATTGACTAGTAAAACAAATTTAGACAAAATCTGAAAGTCACACATGTGTATCATATCATCAAATCTCTTTTATTCTTCTACCTACTAGTACCGGAAAAGGGAACAGCACCAAAATAACTAGCTAAGTAAGACAACAGTTTATTAACCTAGTGTCCTATAAGAACAATCGAAAACCAAAGGCCCATTGAAAAAACAATGAAGATTGAGACACCAAAGACACAAAGATATATAACTTCAGTTAAGACATAATATAGTGACACTTACCACAACAGCATAACATCCATTTGCCGGACTAAATACATAATAATGGGAGAAAATGCAAACCAATTAGGAGTTTAGAAAACCAAACGTTAATACCAAGATATGAATAGACTCAGTCATCGACCAAATATATCAACTCACAAAATAAACTAGAGAACCATGCACAAGAACATATTAGCGTGCGTGCACATGCACCTAAAGACATACTCTAACCAATCTCCAAGGTGGCCTGGTGGTTAAGGCGTCCCAGAAGAGACCCAGTTTCGAACTTCAATGATTAAACATCTAATTAGCTAGGGAAAAAATCTAAAAACAGTCACGATAATACCACGTACGACAATTGCATCCACGCCTACCAAGATAGCTAGGGATACATCTCCGTTTACCCGTCTGCCTAAAGACATACTCTACTGTACAAAATGGTACTGATTTATAAGTTTACAGGACTAATGATGATTCTCATatgatttcatcaaacaaatgcataaataaataaattaatgaaactaaaagaaaacaCATTGCATTCATCTACATTGCACAATATAATTAGTAAAAAGGAAATTTGCTCACCCTGCAACAGAGCTGAGGATAAATGAAGCGATAACACACCAACCGGTGACAGTCGAAAGCGTAACAGTAGCAAAATCAAAGAAATAAACAAGGGACAACTTAGAAACCCTAGTTCCGACAAAAACACCCATGAATACACCAagtgtaatataatataaacattgtATACATACTATTTGTGCTACTATTAGCCATGGATCCCATACTACTGTTCCATAGAACATCACTGCTTTTACAGAATATTTCTACAATTCAATTATATAACAttcggaagaaaaaaaaaattcaaacttttttatttatttagtttcaaattaataaaattgagtaCGATTTTTATAGAGTTAATTCATGGAAATTGAAATTGGGAGATTAGGgtttataagaaaataaatttgGGGACGGAATAAAGTGAAAATAAGGGCGAGATCTGAGAGATGgagaattgaaatttgaaaaagaaggaaggtgattttgattttaatgaaattttttattacAGAGGAGATATCGGGATATTTGGTTTCCATGTGAGTAATTGAAGATTTCGCTATTAAGTTATATAGCTTATTCGTAACATAAAGACCGCATAGCGCAGTGGATTAGCGCGTTTGACTTCGGATCAAAAGGTCGTGGGTTCGACTCCCACTGTGGTCGATGTTTTTCTCTTCTTAGACCGTCCCATCGCATGAAATATTTTCGTTTGGTcagataatttattattaaaataaggcCACTTTAAGAGGTTTAGATCTGAATTTGAATACCACTTTTAAgaattagtttgttttttttaaacatctAAATACttacaaatatttattttgttattttatacgTTTATAAATTGATAACGTCTAGATTTTTCATtcactaatttattttatattataaaaaaaatagcattttactttttatatcaataatttatacaaCTCGACACCGTCTCCACCTCTAACAGTCTCCCCCACCATCACACCATCATCGCAACgaccaccgctgcattgcgcaGTAACTACGCTagtaatactaaaaaaaaatcgTTACTacaataatgtaatatatacacacaaaaaaacatgACATCTAAATTATATCCTAATTATCCATAAAgtactatttatttattattatataataaagtcCACCACAATCCATCGGATCTTCTTTTTCACATCTACAAACACACTTACCCACCCACAGGTTACAATGATCGAAAAATCAATAATCCAACACATAAATCATAATCAACCCAACA
The Erigeron canadensis isolate Cc75 chromosome 2, C_canadensis_v1, whole genome shotgun sequence DNA segment above includes these coding regions:
- the LOC122589161 gene encoding protein SYS1 homolog; translated protein: MFYGTVVWDPWLIVAQIVCIQCLYYITLGVFMGVFVGTRVSKLSLVYFFDFATVTLSTVTGWCVIASFILSSVAGAGILLYLIERAKKCLDFAATLYIIHLFICILYGGWPSSITWWVVNGTGLAVMALLGEYLCIQRELREIPISRLRSSV